Proteins from one Candidatus Dependentiae bacterium genomic window:
- a CDS encoding amino acid ABC transporter permease, whose translation MITLEFLKHNLPALLKGAGTSLSLAFLAASLGFSGGTLLGIAQTQGSPMLRRFVALFVTIVRGTPMLLQIFFLDLIILPYAGIHVHPFITAVLAIGINSSAYISQVVRSGILAVPYGQIEAAQTLGISKSDLLRFVVLPQALRTILPSLGNELVTLIKDSSLASLIGVMELYQRGTIIMSQTHQALPVYIATGILYLLMTGCVSFIVNKTEKSLRHARN comes from the coding sequence GTGATAACGTTAGAATTTTTAAAACATAATCTGCCCGCTCTATTAAAAGGTGCGGGCACCTCACTATCACTTGCATTCTTAGCAGCATCTTTAGGCTTTAGTGGCGGTACATTGCTTGGTATAGCTCAAACTCAAGGCTCACCCATGCTGCGTAGATTTGTAGCATTATTTGTAACTATTGTGCGTGGCACACCAATGCTACTACAAATATTCTTTTTGGATCTTATTATATTGCCTTACGCGGGTATCCATGTACATCCGTTTATTACAGCAGTACTTGCTATCGGCATTAATAGTAGTGCGTATATAAGCCAAGTGGTAAGATCGGGTATTCTTGCAGTGCCTTATGGACAAATTGAAGCTGCTCAAACCTTAGGCATAAGCAAATCAGATCTGCTGCGTTTTGTTGTTTTACCGCAAGCATTACGCACTATATTGCCTTCTTTAGGCAATGAACTCGTAACACTTATTAAAGATTCAAGTTTAGCATCTTTAATTGGTGTTATGGAATTATATCAACGAGGCACTATTATTATGTCACAAACACATCAAGCCTTACCTGTCTATATTGCTACCGGCATTTTATATTTGCTTATGACAGGATGTGTATCTTTTATAGTCAATAAAACTGAAAAGTCGTTACGTCATGCTCGAAATTAA
- a CDS encoding GIY-YIG nuclease family protein — protein MIPEFLQKIPKLPGVYVFKDTAGIVLYIGKAKNLYNRVSSYFKNTTDWKVQELIKEHASVEHIITKSEIEALLLEAQLIGKIKPKYNVLLKSGNPFVYLMVSQDTIPQLKLVRIKKEKGLYFGPFIYKQKVRTVYEYILRMFKLRLCSTRIEQGCLDYHMNRCAGNCLSSFNSQDYLVRLELAQKLLEGNYKACQELLKSQITEHNKKLEFEKSKHLSIYLRDLEVIFDILKTGFSENKYVSDVTLATMPVSYKISYPTQALEALQELLHLPTRPVSIDCFDISHFQSSYLVGSCVRFSHGIPDKNNFRRFKIGTVTTQNDYAALQEIVSRRYKDTNQLPDVILIDGGKGQLSAVRDLFPQVPFISLAKREETLYTALHPEGVKLDIQTPMGQLLIGLRDYAHHFAVTYHKTLRHKGLRSY, from the coding sequence ATGATACCTGAATTTTTACAAAAAATTCCTAAATTACCTGGTGTCTACGTTTTTAAAGATACTGCAGGTATTGTGTTATATATAGGTAAAGCAAAAAATTTATACAACCGTGTAAGTTCTTACTTTAAAAATACCACTGATTGGAAAGTACAAGAGCTTATAAAAGAACATGCTTCAGTTGAACATATAATCACTAAAAGTGAAATAGAAGCCCTACTGCTTGAAGCGCAGCTTATAGGCAAAATTAAACCTAAATATAACGTTCTCCTTAAAAGTGGTAACCCTTTTGTGTATCTTATGGTTTCACAAGACACTATTCCACAGCTTAAATTAGTGCGTATAAAAAAAGAGAAAGGGCTCTATTTTGGCCCCTTTATTTATAAGCAAAAAGTACGAACAGTCTATGAATATATACTCCGTATGTTTAAATTACGCTTATGCTCAACACGTATAGAACAAGGTTGCTTGGATTACCATATGAACCGTTGCGCTGGTAATTGCTTGAGCTCCTTTAATAGCCAAGACTATCTTGTGCGTTTAGAACTTGCTCAAAAATTACTTGAAGGTAATTATAAAGCTTGCCAAGAACTTCTTAAAAGCCAAATAACTGAACACAATAAAAAGCTAGAATTTGAAAAATCAAAACATTTAAGCATCTATTTGAGAGATCTAGAAGTTATTTTTGATATCTTAAAAACTGGTTTTTCTGAAAACAAATATGTAAGCGACGTTACTTTAGCTACCATGCCCGTAAGCTATAAAATATCGTATCCAACACAAGCGCTTGAAGCATTACAAGAGCTATTACACTTGCCAACAAGGCCAGTCTCAATTGATTGTTTTGATATATCCCATTTTCAGAGCAGTTATTTAGTTGGTTCATGCGTACGTTTTAGCCATGGCATTCCTGATAAAAATAATTTTAGACGTTTTAAAATTGGCACCGTTACAACTCAAAATGATTATGCAGCATTACAAGAAATAGTAAGTCGTCGTTATAAAGATACCAATCAATTACCCGATGTTATTTTAATTGATGGTGGCAAAGGACAACTGAGTGCTGTCCGGGATCTTTTTCCTCAGGTGCCTTTTATAAGTCTTGCCAAACGAGAAGAGACTTTATATACAGCGTTGCATCCTGAAGGGGTAAAATTAGATATTCAAACGCCAATGGGGCAACTATTAATTGGACTACGTGACTATGCTCATCACTTTGCAGTTACTTATCATAAAACATTACGCCATAAGGGCCTGAGATCTTACTAA
- the glnA gene encoding type I glutamate--ammonia ligase — MSLKFHRVAKAFLFLSLNISFPALCSQTTESILKHLRDQKVSFVMFSFCDLLGNLKEVTLPLDQVKNALADGLMFDGSSINGYSSITESDLLLKADISTLRILPWTTEDTKTAWLIANIYKNKTERYEADPRYILERACQELADLGYQLNVGPELEFFLFQRDKDGNPTASASDAKKYFDPETNNKKHQEKQLIIKDLKLLGVGVEKLHHEVASGQHEISIKYGNALALADQLIVAKHALTVRAQDIGLHASFMPKPHRNQNGSGMHIHFSLYDTTTKRNVFYSEQESTHLSPVAQSFIAGVLESIKQFSSLLNPTINSYKRLVPGYEAPIYICWGNKNRSTLIRIPEIHADASEGTRAEIRCPDATCNPYLACAALIKAGLDGIKNNKQLAPAIPDNLYKLTPEALKERAIESLPTSLTQALDELEKSTLAQELLGQKAWHEYLLLKRKECQEFDRAVTDWERENYL, encoded by the coding sequence ATGAGTCTGAAGTTTCATAGAGTAGCTAAAGCATTTTTATTTTTAAGTTTAAATATAAGCTTTCCTGCACTCTGCTCTCAAACGACAGAGAGTATTTTAAAACATTTAAGAGATCAAAAGGTAAGCTTTGTTATGTTCTCTTTTTGTGATCTACTGGGTAACTTAAAAGAAGTAACTTTACCTCTAGATCAGGTAAAAAATGCACTAGCTGATGGACTTATGTTTGACGGATCATCAATTAATGGGTACAGCAGTATCACTGAAAGTGATTTACTTCTGAAAGCTGATATTTCTACTTTGCGTATACTTCCCTGGACAACTGAGGATACCAAAACAGCCTGGCTTATAGCAAACATATACAAAAACAAAACTGAACGGTACGAAGCTGATCCACGTTATATTTTAGAACGAGCTTGTCAAGAACTTGCTGACTTGGGATACCAACTTAATGTAGGCCCAGAGCTTGAATTCTTTCTGTTCCAAAGAGATAAAGACGGTAATCCAACAGCGAGTGCCTCTGATGCAAAAAAATATTTTGATCCAGAGACAAACAACAAAAAACACCAAGAAAAACAACTTATAATAAAAGATCTTAAACTGCTTGGTGTAGGAGTAGAAAAACTTCATCACGAAGTTGCCTCAGGACAACATGAAATAAGCATTAAGTATGGCAACGCTCTTGCTTTAGCTGATCAATTAATAGTGGCTAAACATGCTCTTACAGTACGCGCTCAAGATATAGGATTGCATGCAAGCTTTATGCCTAAACCGCATAGAAATCAAAATGGCAGTGGCATGCACATCCATTTTAGTCTGTACGATACAACTACAAAACGTAATGTATTTTACAGCGAACAAGAAAGTACCCACTTGTCACCAGTAGCACAATCATTTATTGCTGGCGTACTCGAATCAATTAAACAATTTAGCTCGTTACTTAACCCTACGATAAACTCTTACAAACGTTTGGTTCCTGGGTACGAAGCCCCTATTTATATTTGCTGGGGCAATAAAAACAGAAGTACTCTTATTCGTATTCCCGAAATACATGCAGATGCATCTGAAGGCACACGTGCAGAAATAAGATGTCCTGATGCAACTTGTAACCCCTATTTAGCATGTGCAGCATTAATCAAAGCAGGACTTGACGGTATTAAAAACAATAAGCAGCTTGCACCAGCAATACCCGATAATCTTTATAAGCTAACACCAGAAGCGCTTAAAGAACGTGCCATAGAGTCATTGCCAACAAGCTTAACACAAGCCCTTGATGAACTTGAAAAGAGCACTTTAGCACAAGAGCTCTTGGGCCAAAAGGCGTGGCATGAATATTTACTTCTTAAGCGCAAAGAATGCCAAGAATTTGATAGAGCAGTAACCGATTGGGAACGTGAAAACTATCTATAA
- a CDS encoding amino acid ABC transporter substrate-binding protein, producing the protein MKKLVIGMLVAAAAFTVVWYRRTNDYKPLGKVLVAGTSADFPPFSYRDLDNTIVGLDIDIVKELANRLNLTLELKDRPFTTLLPEIELGRIHVIAAGMTPTPERAKNVHFTKSYVTGNPLLVVTLAKNPKLTSLEELKNKTVAVNTGYIADLYMSNIPDITLVRLPKLADAFTALESGKAYALVVSNYSLKPYLKELDKDGNKFNTLRLEETDENYALAVSSKLPASFAQDIEKTLDTMQADGTLDALKQKWEIL; encoded by the coding sequence ATGAAAAAACTAGTTATTGGCATGCTTGTTGCCGCAGCAGCATTTACAGTTGTATGGTACCGTCGTACCAACGATTATAAACCTTTAGGAAAAGTTCTTGTAGCAGGAACAAGCGCTGACTTTCCACCCTTTTCTTATAGAGATTTAGATAATACTATTGTTGGCCTTGATATAGACATTGTAAAAGAACTAGCTAATCGTTTAAACCTTACCCTTGAACTTAAAGATCGCCCTTTTACTACACTGCTTCCTGAAATAGAACTAGGACGCATTCATGTTATAGCTGCTGGGATGACACCAACACCAGAACGAGCAAAAAATGTTCACTTTACCAAGTCTTATGTTACAGGTAATCCACTACTTGTAGTAACCCTTGCTAAAAACCCTAAACTTACCAGTTTAGAAGAATTAAAAAATAAAACAGTTGCAGTCAACACGGGGTACATAGCCGATTTATACATGTCTAATATACCGGACATAACACTGGTAAGATTACCTAAATTAGCTGATGCATTTACTGCGCTTGAAAGTGGTAAAGCATACGCTCTTGTGGTATCTAATTATAGCTTAAAACCATACCTAAAAGAGCTTGATAAAGATGGCAATAAATTCAATACATTAAGACTTGAAGAAACTGATGAAAATTATGCATTAGCAGTGTCAAGTAAACTTCCTGCTTCTTTTGCTCAAGATATAGAAAAAACACTTGATACTATGCAAGCAGATGGCACACTCGATGCACTTAAACAAAAATGGGAAATTCTGTGA
- a CDS encoding amino acid ABC transporter ATP-binding protein, with translation MLEINHLSKFYHSRALLNDISLTVKTGEIALFLGSSGVGKSTLLRILNNLEDYTQGTIVLDGVTLTPEQAIKKHLVGMVFQQFNLFDNMTVERNITFPLERAAGKTAQEAQEIAHKLLITYGLADKKQTLVTNLSGGQKQRLALARSLALKPRVLCLDEPTSALDPLLTSQVAASLQDLARQGYIVLIATHDTVLIDKLNCTIYLMENGALAQTASSQDFILNKDAYPDIKKFVEGS, from the coding sequence ATGCTCGAAATTAATCATCTTTCAAAATTTTACCACTCACGCGCGCTCCTTAATGATATATCCCTTACAGTTAAAACCGGAGAAATAGCTCTTTTTTTAGGCTCTTCAGGTGTAGGTAAATCAACACTTCTGCGTATTTTAAATAATCTAGAAGACTATACTCAAGGCACGATTGTACTTGACGGGGTAACGTTAACTCCAGAGCAAGCTATAAAAAAGCACTTAGTTGGTATGGTATTTCAACAATTTAATTTATTTGACAACATGACCGTTGAGCGTAATATTACCTTTCCGCTTGAACGAGCTGCAGGAAAAACTGCTCAAGAAGCACAAGAGATTGCTCATAAACTACTGATTACTTACGGTCTTGCTGATAAAAAGCAAACTCTTGTTACCAATCTGTCAGGCGGCCAAAAGCAACGTTTAGCATTAGCACGTAGTCTTGCCTTAAAACCACGTGTTTTATGTTTAGATGAACCAACATCAGCACTGGATCCTTTACTTACTAGTCAAGTAGCAGCCTCACTACAAGATCTTGCACGTCAAGGCTATATAGTACTTATAGCTACCCATGATACGGTACTTATTGATAAGCTAAACTGTACGATCTATCTTATGGAAAATGGTGCTCTAGCACAAACAGCTTCTTCTCAAGATTTTATTTTAAATAAAGATGCTTATCCAGACATTAAGAAATTTGTAGAAGGATCTTAA
- a CDS encoding superoxide dismutase, with protein MNKTFFIFLALTTIPTLGSIEKKQVTSKTKAIAQQKKHFTLPALPYAYTALEPYVDARTMEIHHTKHHQKYVDELNNALKKYPELQKKSLTALLQDLESVPVSIRTSVRNNGGGHANHSLFWKVMRPKGGGTPQGVLKKAIINTFSSFDNFKKLFNDAAKTQFGSGWAWLCLDSKGKLVVTATANQDTPLSQGLIPLLCLDVWEHAYYLNYQNRRPDYIEAWWHVVHWPYVEKRYQDALKATVKN; from the coding sequence ATGAATAAGACATTTTTTATCTTTTTAGCATTGACTACTATACCTACATTAGGATCAATTGAAAAAAAACAGGTAACGTCTAAAACTAAAGCTATAGCTCAACAAAAAAAGCACTTTACTTTACCTGCTTTACCTTATGCTTACACCGCGCTTGAGCCTTATGTTGATGCCCGTACTATGGAAATTCATCATACTAAACACCATCAAAAATATGTAGATGAGTTAAACAACGCATTAAAGAAATATCCAGAGCTTCAAAAGAAAAGCTTAACTGCTTTGCTCCAAGACTTAGAAAGTGTTCCAGTATCTATACGTACATCAGTACGCAATAATGGTGGTGGCCATGCAAATCATTCACTGTTTTGGAAAGTAATGAGACCTAAAGGTGGTGGCACGCCTCAAGGAGTGCTTAAAAAAGCGATTATTAACACATTTAGTAGTTTTGATAACTTTAAAAAGCTCTTTAACGATGCAGCTAAAACACAATTTGGTAGCGGTTGGGCTTGGCTGTGTTTGGATTCTAAAGGCAAACTTGTTGTAACTGCAACAGCCAATCAAGACACGCCACTTTCTCAAGGTCTTATCCCGCTTCTTTGTTTAGATGTATGGGAACATGCCTATTACCTTAATTATCAAAATAGACGTCCTGATTATATAGAAGCCTGGTGGCATGTGGTACACTGGCCTTACGTTGAAAAACGTTACCAAGATGCTCTAAAAGCAACAGTAAAGAATTGA
- a CDS encoding M23 family metallopeptidase: MSSLIRYGIVFIGLAGAAWVGCNTYAYFFSETAPTLSVAGIEPDSCYAGDVECTVTGKDAYKVATISLSLDDKPLAENFKINKKAFKHTFSIPTKTLSHGNHKLHIEAHNGTFNKAKSTKDISFCVDNLPLQAAFVKGDTDAKVFQGRTLHIQFQVNKEIKEAQVKALSKTYPCFAESAGSLIYECYIPTECDEIANEYPLTIEISDRVGNTIHLESKFQVVLFPFKKQNLKFDADKIKAENEAGLSEKHLEAEIEALTHKSPQKKLWQGVFVTPTEIKEPRQITTDFGVIRTTQERGLRQHKALDLYNTPRSVVWAPQDGIVALKNRYAHSGNTIVIDHGYGVLSLIFHLDSFANIEVGEKIKRGNPVGYLGKTGYATGYHVHWEMRVNNIAIDPMQWTKHDF, encoded by the coding sequence ATGAGCTCATTAATACGTTATGGTATAGTGTTTATTGGATTGGCTGGAGCCGCTTGGGTAGGATGTAATACGTACGCCTACTTTTTCTCAGAAACTGCACCAACTCTTTCTGTTGCGGGTATTGAGCCTGATAGTTGTTATGCAGGTGATGTTGAGTGTACTGTTACTGGTAAAGATGCCTATAAAGTAGCAACTATATCGTTGTCTCTTGATGATAAACCGCTTGCTGAAAATTTTAAGATCAACAAAAAAGCGTTTAAGCATACGTTTAGTATTCCTACTAAGACATTGAGTCATGGCAATCACAAGTTACATATAGAAGCTCACAATGGTACATTTAATAAAGCTAAAAGTACTAAAGATATCTCTTTTTGCGTAGATAATTTACCCCTGCAAGCTGCATTTGTTAAAGGTGACACAGATGCTAAAGTATTTCAAGGTCGTACGTTACATATCCAGTTTCAGGTAAACAAAGAAATTAAAGAAGCACAGGTAAAAGCCCTTTCTAAAACGTATCCTTGCTTTGCCGAATCTGCAGGATCATTAATTTATGAATGCTATATCCCCACTGAATGTGATGAAATTGCTAATGAATATCCTCTGACTATAGAAATAAGCGATAGGGTAGGTAATACTATTCACCTTGAAAGCAAATTCCAGGTAGTGCTTTTTCCGTTTAAAAAGCAAAATTTAAAATTTGATGCTGATAAAATTAAAGCAGAAAATGAAGCGGGTCTTAGTGAAAAGCATTTGGAAGCTGAAATAGAGGCTCTAACGCATAAATCTCCACAAAAAAAGTTATGGCAAGGTGTTTTTGTAACTCCTACTGAAATTAAAGAGCCGCGTCAAATTACCACTGATTTTGGTGTTATAAGAACTACGCAAGAACGTGGTCTTAGACAACATAAAGCTTTAGATCTGTATAATACGCCACGCAGTGTAGTGTGGGCGCCACAAGATGGTATAGTTGCTCTTAAAAATCGCTATGCTCATAGTGGCAATACGATAGTAATTGATCATGGTTATGGTGTATTATCGCTTATATTCCATTTAGATTCTTTTGCTAATATAGAAGTAGGTGAAAAAATCAAGCGCGGTAACCCAGTAGGATATTTAGGTAAAACGGGCTATGCTACTGGCTATCATGTCCATTGGGAAATGCGTGTAAATAATATAGCTATTGATCCTATGCAATGGACTAAGCACGATTTTTAA